GCTCGGATTGTTATTGAAGGGATTCGAGTCATGAACGGTCAGAACCGTTGGCGCGACCTTTCTGAACTTGGGAATGAATTGGCTGTCGACGATCGCGAGCGGTGACCATTGGAAATGGATCACATCAGGCGGCGACCTCCTGAAGCGCCTGATCAGCCGTGTCATTGATTCAGCGTGACTTAGGCCCTTCAGCCCCAGTTGCACGTTGCGTGGAAGTCTCTTGAAAAAGCGCGACTGCAATCCGGGATAAAAGTGCCGGTCAAGAAACAGGTCTTCATCAACGGAAGGCTTCTGCCCAAGTTGGCGCCCGACTATGCTGGCTGCATGCCCAATATCGGTCAATCCTTTGGCTAATTTAAGATCATACGGCCAAGTAAACAGTGACGGATCGATCAGAGCGATTTTCATGCGATTGCCTCACTAACGATGCTTTGCGGTGCGTGAAATTACTTCTGGCTCATCAAGGCATGGATTGATAGCCTCTTCTGCCACCTGCAAATTCGTGAGCGACACGCGTTGAAGATCAGCATCGTCATAACAGTCTACAATTACGAACGGTATGTCGGATTGGCAATCGACAGCGCCTTGAATCAGACCCGTTCGGCGGACGAGATCGTCGTCGTCGACGACGGGTCGAGCGACGGTTCCCGCGAGATCATCGCCGGCTATGGTGACAGGATTCGAGCCATACTTCAGGCAAATCAGGGCAACATCGCAGCATTCGAAGTTGGGTATCGCGCAGCGACAGGAGATGTACTGCTGTTCCTCGATGCGGACGACATCCTGATGCCGACGGCGGTCGAAAACGTCGCTGCGCACTGGCGCGAGGGTATTTCGAAAGTTCAATTCAATCTGGACATCATTGACAGCGCCGGCAGGCGACTTGGGCGCTCGTTTTGTGCGTTTCCTAAATCCTACGCGCCAGACGATCTGCACGCAAAATTTGTCCGGTCGGGCACATACATCTGGCCAGTCATGTCGGGAAATGCGTACTCTCGAGGGTTTCTTCGACAGGTCATCCCTCTCAATCCGCCCGTCGGATACGACGGCGCCCTCAACACGATCGCGCCTCTTTACGGAGACGTGGTCACGGTGCAAGAAACCCTCGGGCAATATCGGCTCCATGGCAGAAATATCAGCCGAAATGACGCGAAAGGCCAGGCGCAGCGCTTTCCGGATTTTCCTAGGCAGATCGGGTTCCGCGTCGCAGAGTTCGATATCCTGAAGGCGCATTGCGACAGAAAGTCTATGCACGTACAAGCGGCACGGCCGATCGATAACGAGATCGTTTTTGTCAACTATCGCCTCGCATCGCGTAAGTTGGGATTGCGCTATGTTGGACAGGAGGCGGACACATCGAGTTCACTTCTGCGCCGTGGGATATGGCTCGCGCTGACCACGACAACACATTGGCGCGCCGCCGCCTCTCATGTCGCCTGGTTCATAGGGCTGTTCTTGAGCCCTTCCTGGCTTGCGTACCAGCTGATCATGCTCCGCTTCAACAGGGCAGAACTCCTGAGGCCGCTCGTCAGGTTCGGCAGCGTCATCCGGCGCAAGCCCGCCTAAGTGGTCGTCCGTGAAGAAGGACTAAGCCACTGATCGGGAATCTCGATTTGGGCTAAGGGGCATTTCCAGATTGCAAGGTTTTGATGCTTTGGGCGTCAGAACCTTGCGATTTGGTTTTCGTGGATTCCCTCGAAGCGGGAAGCATGATTCCTTGTCTGCATCGGAGGGAACGATGCGGCCGAAGAAGCACAAGACGACGGGATCGAACGATCTGTTCCGGGCTCGGCTCGACCAGATCATCAATATGAAGCACGAGCTGGTTCTGCTCGCCGGCAAGGTCGATTGGGACTGGATCGACGGCGAGATCGCGCCGCTCTACAGCGAGAACGGCAGGCCCGGGATCGAGACGCGCTTCATGATCGGTCTGCTGTTGCTCAAGCACATTTACGGGCTGTCCGATGAGGAGGTGTGCGAGCGCTGGGTCCATGACCCATACTTCCAGTTCTTCACCGGGGAAGAGTTCTTTCAGCACACGTTCCCGCACGAGCGCTCGGACCTGAGCCATTGGCGCAAGCGGCTTGGCGACAAGCTGGAGTTGCTGCTGGCCGAGAGCTTGCGGGTAGCGCACGAGGCCGGTGCATTACGCAGCCAGGACCTCAAGCGGGTTACGGTCGACACCACGGTGCAGCCGAAGGCCATCACCTTTCCGACCGATGCCAAGCTGCTGCATGCGGCCATCAAGGGGCTCAACCGCCTGGCGATCAGGCACGGCGTCAGGCTGCGGCAATCCTATGCTCGCATCGCCAAGGCCGCCGCGATGATGGCCGGCCGCTACGCCCATGCCAAACAGTTCAGGCGGCATCAGCGGCAGTTGCGTATCCTGCGTAGCCGGCTGGGCCGGATCATCCGCGACATCCGCCGCAAGATCGAAGGCCAGCCAGCACTGGAGCAGGCGTTCGCCCTCCCGCTCGGCCGGGCCACGCAGATCCGCTCGCAGCAGCAGCGCCAGCGCGGCTGGAAGCTCTATTCCTTCCATGCCCCGGAAGTGGAGTGCATCGGCAAGGGCAAGGCCAGCGCGCCTTACGAGTTCGGCGTGAAGGCCTCCATCGTCACCAACAACCGCCGGGCTCCCGGTGGCCTGTTCGTGCTGCACGCCAGCGCACTGCCCGACAACCCCTACGACGGTCACACCTTGCGGGACGTCATTGACCGCACCGAGACACTCACCGGCTGTCCGATCGAGCGGGCCTATGTCGACAAGGGATACCGCGGCCACGACGCACAAAATCCCCGTCGCGTCTTCATCTCCGGCCAGAAGCGCGGCGTTTTCGGTGTCATCAAGCGCGAGCTGCGCCGCCGCT
This genomic stretch from Bradyrhizobium daqingense harbors:
- a CDS encoding glycosyltransferase family 2 protein encodes the protein MKISIVITVYNYERYVGLAIDSALNQTRSADEIVVVDDGSSDGSREIIAGYGDRIRAILQANQGNIAAFEVGYRAATGDVLLFLDADDILMPTAVENVAAHWREGISKVQFNLDIIDSAGRRLGRSFCAFPKSYAPDDLHAKFVRSGTYIWPVMSGNAYSRGFLRQVIPLNPPVGYDGALNTIAPLYGDVVTVQETLGQYRLHGRNISRNDAKGQAQRFPDFPRQIGFRVAEFDILKAHCDRKSMHVQAARPIDNEIVFVNYRLASRKLGLRYVGQEADTSSSLLRRGIWLALTTTTHWRAAASHVAWFIGLFLSPSWLAYQLIMLRFNRAELLRPLVRFGSVIRRKPA
- a CDS encoding IS5-like element ISBj5_B family transposase, coding for MRPKKHKTTGSNDLFRARLDQIINMKHELVLLAGKVDWDWIDGEIAPLYSENGRPGIETRFMIGLLLLKHIYGLSDEEVCERWVHDPYFQFFTGEEFFQHTFPHERSDLSHWRKRLGDKLELLLAESLRVAHEAGALRSQDLKRVTVDTTVQPKAITFPTDAKLLHAAIKGLNRLAIRHGVRLRQSYARIAKAAAMMAGRYAHAKQFRRHQRQLRILRSRLGRIIRDIRRKIEGQPALEQAFALPLGRATQIRSQQQRQRGWKLYSFHAPEVECIGKGKASAPYEFGVKASIVTNNRRAPGGLFVLHASALPDNPYDGHTLRDVIDRTETLTGCPIERAYVDKGYRGHDAQNPRRVFISGQKRGVFGVIKRELRRRSAIEPIIGHLKAEGHLGRCYLKGRAGDAANVVLSAVGHNFRRILAWLRYLLCLFLAQLWRTLARPASINPAS